The following nucleotide sequence is from Zingiber officinale cultivar Zhangliang chromosome 10A, Zo_v1.1, whole genome shotgun sequence.
TTCACAGTCAACTGTTAAATCTTCCAACTACTTGTGTTTTTTTGGGTTAGAGGTTAGCACTGAGTAGAATGCAGAAAGAAAGTAGACTATCTTCCGGGCAACAAATTATTTGTATGGAGAGACCAAGGAAGAGGTCTATTTAGATAAAGGAAACAATCTAGTCACTAAGTTTGTTTCTACTATATTAACTGAGGAGAAGTTTCTGGAAGGAAATTGCATCTTTTCTGAGGTAGTCTACTGGTTAGTTTCAGTCTCTTGATAATCCAAGTATATCATTATTTGAGTGGGAACCAATTTCTTGCAAGTTACCTTCATTATCCAATAATACATATATTTTCAAATATAATTGCTTTTCGAAGTTGCAAGTTACCTTCATTATCCACTAATACAAGTTGCAAGTCTGTATGTATTGTTGTTAAGCATTGTAGCAACTCTTTTAAAGTATAGTGTTGTTTATTCTTTTGCATTTGCAAGTTcctgcatttactgattgtgttgtTGGTTTGCATTTGCAATTCTATGGAATATAATTTGTTTGCTTACAAGTCTTTATAGTTAAGGATTGGTTTGCATTTGCAATTCTATGGAATATAATTTGTTTGCTTACAAGTCTTTATAGTTAAGGATTGCAACCCGTAATGGTGTCAAGTTACTAAATATTCAAACCATAATTTTTACCTGAAAATCTGGAAAGCTATCCGTCAAATGGTTGCCATCAAGAAAAGTGTCTTTAAAATCCACTACGTCCAAAAGATCAGGCATGTTATGCCATTGTTCAGCAGAAGGATTACCATAACCCAAAAAGATGTTATGTAACCAATCAGGAACTATGCAAGACTCATTCATAAGGTCTCTTATGGAGTCCAAAATtgctttgaaattattttctttagGCTTCCTCCGCATCAAAATGTTAAATGTTCCATATTCATCTTCTGCACCTTTTTCAGCAATCTGTAATATCCATGTGATACTGTGATGTGTCCAGAGCAATTGTCACTGTACGAAGATCACCCTTAGGTGGCTTCAAAAGAACACCTTCTTCATCATGGATTTCAGTTATTTCACATCCACGTACATATTGAAGGCCAAGCCTCTGTGGGACAGATGACTTGGTGACTTCCTCTGGACTAAGAGGTTCAACAGAGGGCCTAATTGATAGTAAAAACAAGACATCATGTTCTTTAAGAGAATCCCATTCTAATCTGATATGTGCTCTATAACTTGCAATGCTATAAGTCACTTCAGCAGTAACAGAAGCTGGTTTGACTTCCCCAATGTTAGGTTGTTTAACTTCTGTGATTTTTAACTGCTTGATTGGAACAACCATTCTTGACCAGCCACCAAATGCAATTATTCATACAAGTGTTTATGAATGTATACAAGTGTTTATGAATGTATCTTCTATGTAGGTTATTCATAAAAAGCAAAAAGAACGAACGATGCATTATAAATATCATCACAGACTGTCTCGCAAGGGTTACATTGGCTTAGAGGCTGAGTTGGTAAGTTTCGAAGCATTATATTTATCATTTTCAAGCaagtatttaatattatgtaACTAATCATTTTTGGAATTATAGAGGGAGAAAAAATTAATTGCAGAAAATGAGGAAGTTGATAGATCGATACTTTGGCGTAAAGCCCTCGAGTACAAATCTGGCAACATAACAAATATGGAGATAGCAGAAGTTGCTGAAAAAtttgtaaacattttttttatctaattttcaTATTGTCTTGCTAAATAATATTGAAATTTTGGATTGATTTGTTTCAATCTCATATTGTAGGATGACTTGTTGGAAAAGAAAGTCAAAGGAGAGTTCAAATCTTCTGGGATGAATGATGTGTTAACCACTGCCTTTCAAAAGGACcaggttttaaacaattgacagtATGTATTATGACTATGTATTTATAcaacaattaataatttttattatttggattatgactttttgtatgacattttcaatttcattagggtaatcttaaacaaaatggtggtgttaaatgtggatattgtgtgatgCGGTATATGAAAGAGATAATTTTAGATGAATATCCACAATTAGAGAgaaaggtgaatttcttctttatgaaatattttctttataaaatattgagttattttttattgatcctcaaacttctgttaatgtttcagtttgcagcatcaaaaaataaatagtattacaatcaatctcagtatgatgaagtcagaagtgaatggagcgaattcgtctacttctatgtgggtgcctaagtgtaggctgtgatataaattttagacatgtatttagagatttatgtaCAAAGGTTTTTGGGTTATggttaaacatgtcttttataaatatacttttggattgtatttgatacatatttgtgatatatttgtttaattttggtagtaaaaaatattgtgttgtaataaaatattataatataaatttttatcaattaaaattatattgcagtaaaatatgatcaattactttgatactataaataaatgatgaagtaatacaacaaAAAAGACTTCGCTAAATATAAATAGTGGTGTAGTTAAAGAAACTAATTACTTCACTACTGATCAAATTTATGAAGTAGTTCGTATAAATAACTTCGCTACATTGatttttttgttgtagtaaaatatactCTATTACTCCTATActatgatgaagtaatacaataataaatacttcaaccaagatgatccggtggtaagagcccgggaccccctaacgaggggtcaacgccacgtggaggtcaaatggccaagtagcccgccggagaagggtgagtcgaccggacttggaagaaatggataaggccgatcggccgaccaatggacattcaatagtaaaaggcgccctgaccgggttggggttccgacgctcaatgaaacaatgtctcAGAGCCGAGAGGAAGTCTCCCCGGCATCTCAGCACAAGCGACAGGCGAG
It contains:
- the LOC122028152 gene encoding uncharacterized protein LOC122028152, with the translated sequence MHYKYHHRLSRKGYIGLEAELREKKLIAENEEVDRSILWRKALEYKSGNITNMEIAEVAEKFDDLLEKKVKGEFKSSGMNDVLTTAFQKDQGNLKQNGGVKCGYCVMRYMKEIILDEYPQLERKFAASKNK